One Streptomyces sp. CG4 genomic window, CGCGGGAAGTGCCATGGCTCCGGCCAGTGCGAGGGCGCCCGCGGCCGCGGCGGTCGCGGTGCGGCGGAGGACACCCGGGGGTCGGTGTCTGCTCATGTGCGGCTCCGAAGGATCATGTGCGGCTCCAAAAGAAGGGACAGCCTTCAACAACCGGTGAGCGTGCGGCAGTTGAGAAGGGCACGTCAAGGTTGACGTTGAAACTTCTTGCTATGAGTTTCAAGACTCTTGCTGTAAAGCTTTCGTCGGGGATACGGTCACGCGGGGTCGGACCCAAGAGAGCCGCATTCGCTAGGAGTTACCGCGTGATACCCAGAGCGAGACGGGCCGCGGCCGTGGCCGCCGTGGCCCTCGCCGCCGCCCTGATCCAGCCACTCGCGGCACACGCCGCACCCACCCCGCCCGCACCCCCCTCGGACGCGGCGCTCGCCGCCCGGCCCGCCCGGCACGGCGACACCCGCGAGCAGTTCTACTTCGTCATGCCGGACCGTTTCGCCAACGGGGACACGAGCAATGACAAGGGCGGCCTCACCGGATCCCGCCTCTCCACCGGCTACGACCCCACCGACAAGGGCTTCTACCAGGGCGGCGACCTCAAGGGCCTGACCCGGCGGCTCGACTACATCAAGGGGCTCGGCACCACCGCCATCTGGATGGCCCCGATCTTCAAGAACAAGCCCGTGCAGGGCACGGGTGCCAACGTCTCCGCCGGCTATCACGGCTACTGGATCACCGACTTCACCCAGGTCGACCCGCACTTCGGGACGAACCAGGACCTCAAGACCCTCATCTCCCAGGCCCACGCCAAGGGCATGAAGGTCTTCTTCGACGTCATCACCAACCACACCGCCGACGTCGTCAACTACGAGGAGAAGTCCTCCGGCTACCTCTCCAAGGGCGCCTTCCCCTACCTGACCAAGGACGGCAGGCCCTTCGACGACAGCGACTACGCCGACGGCACCAGGAAGTTCCCGGCCGTCGGCACCGGCTCCTTCCCGTACACCCCGAAGGTCACCAGCAACAGCAAGGTCCCGGCCTGGCTCAACGACCCGACGATGTACCACAACCGGGGCGACTCGACGTTCGCCGGCGAGTCCACCACCTACGGCGACTTCTCCGGCCTCGACGACCTGTGGACCGAGCGCCCCGAGGCCGTCCACGGCATGGAGCAGATCTACGAACGGTGGGTGAAGGACTTCGCCGTCGACGGCTTCCGGATCGACACCGTCAAGCATGTCGACATGCCGTTCTGGACGCAGTGGGCGACCGCCCTCGACAAGTACGCGGCGGCGCACGGCCGGAAGAACTTCTTCATGTTCGGCGAGGTCTACTCCGCCGACACCTCCGTCACCTCCCCGTACGTCACCCAGGGCCGTCTCGACGCCACGCTCGACTTCCCGTTCCAGGACGCGGCGCGCGCCTACGCCTCCCAGGGCGGCAGCGCCCAGCGGCTCGCGAGCGTCTTCGGCGACGACTGGAAGTACACGACCGACAACGCCAACGCGTACGAGCAGGTCACCTTCCTCGGCAACCACGACATGGGCCGCATCGGCTCCTTCCTCAAGCAGGACAACCCGAAGGCCACCGACGCCGAGATCCTGAAGAAGGACCGGCTCGCCAACGAGCTCATGTTCCTCAGCCGCGGCAACCCGGTCGTCTACTACGGCGACGAGCAGGGCTTCACCGGCCCCGGCGGCGACAAGGACGCCCGCCAGACCATGTTCGCCTCCAAGGTCCCCGACTACCTCAAAGACACCGAGATCGGTACCACGCGCACCCACGCCAGTGACTCCTACGACCCGAACGCCCCGCTGTACCGGGAGATCGCCGAACTGTCCAGGCTCCGCACGGCCAACCCGGCGCTGACGGACGGAGTCCAGACCGAGCGCTACGCGGCCGACGGCGCCGGGATCTATGCCTTCACCCGCACGGACGCGAAGACCGGCCAGGAGTACGTCGTCGCCCTCAACAACGCGGACACGGCGAAGACGGCCACCTTCGCGACCGGGGCGGCGGACACGTCGTACCGGGGGATCTACGGCGCGGACGGCTCCGTGCGGACCGGCGCCGACCACCAGGTCACCGTCACCGTCCCGGTCGAGTCCGCCGTCGTCTACAAGGCCACCGGCACCCTCGACCGGCCCGCCACCAAGCCGACGATCACCCTCAAGGCCCCGGCCGCCGGAGCCACCGGCACGGTCGGCCTCACCGCTGACGTCGATGGCGGACAGCTGAACCGGGTCGTCTTCGCCGCGCAGGTCGGCGACGCCCAGTGGCAGGTGCTCGGCTCCGCCGACCACGCCCCGTACAAGGTCACCCAGCCCCTCGGCACCGCCGTACCCGCCGGGGCCGCCCTGCGCTACAAGGCCGTCGTCGTCGACTCCGCCGGGCACACCGCGAGCGCCACGGCGAGCAGCACCTCCGGCACCCCGCCCGCGACCCCGGCCCCCACGGCCTCCGCGCGGGACTACGCGATCGTCCACTACAAGCGCACCGACGGCGACTACGCGAACTGGGGCCTGTACGCCTGGGGCGACCTCGCCGACGGCGAGGCGACCCAGTGGCCGGCCGGCCACCCCTTCGTCGGCCGGGACGCCTACGGCGCCTTCGCGTACGTCAAGCTCAAGCCCGGCGCCTCGAACGTCGGCTTCCTGGTCGTCGACAAGAACGGCAACAAGGACGTCGCCACCGACCGGAGCATCGACGTCACCAGGACGGGTGAGGTGTGGGTCGAGCAGGGCAAGGCCGACGTACTGACGACCAAGCCCGCCTATCCCGCGCAGGACACCACCAAGGCCGTCATCCACTACCACCGGGCCGACGGGAACTACGACGGCTGGGGCCTGCACGTCTGGACGGGTGCCGCCACCCCCACCGACTGGTCGAAGCCGCTGCAGCCGGTGAAGACTGATGCCTATGGCGCGGTCTTCGAGGTGCCGCTCACCGCGGGTGCCACCAGCCTCAGCTACATCGTCCACAAGGGCGACGACAAGGATCTGCCCACCGACCAGTCGCTCGACCTCAAGTCCGACGGCTACGAGGTGTGGCTGTTGAACGGCCAGGAGAAGCACCTGCTCCCGCAGCCGGCCGGCAGCGCGGCCGCCCTCGACCTGAGCACGTCCAAGGCGGTCTGGATCGACCGGAACACCCTCGCCTGGAACGGCGTCGACGGCGCCGCCTCCACCCAGCTGCTCTCCTCCCGCGACGGCTCGA contains:
- the pulA gene encoding pullulanase-type alpha-1,6-glucosidase, which translates into the protein MIPRARRAAAVAAVALAAALIQPLAAHAAPTPPAPPSDAALAARPARHGDTREQFYFVMPDRFANGDTSNDKGGLTGSRLSTGYDPTDKGFYQGGDLKGLTRRLDYIKGLGTTAIWMAPIFKNKPVQGTGANVSAGYHGYWITDFTQVDPHFGTNQDLKTLISQAHAKGMKVFFDVITNHTADVVNYEEKSSGYLSKGAFPYLTKDGRPFDDSDYADGTRKFPAVGTGSFPYTPKVTSNSKVPAWLNDPTMYHNRGDSTFAGESTTYGDFSGLDDLWTERPEAVHGMEQIYERWVKDFAVDGFRIDTVKHVDMPFWTQWATALDKYAAAHGRKNFFMFGEVYSADTSVTSPYVTQGRLDATLDFPFQDAARAYASQGGSAQRLASVFGDDWKYTTDNANAYEQVTFLGNHDMGRIGSFLKQDNPKATDAEILKKDRLANELMFLSRGNPVVYYGDEQGFTGPGGDKDARQTMFASKVPDYLKDTEIGTTRTHASDSYDPNAPLYREIAELSRLRTANPALTDGVQTERYAADGAGIYAFTRTDAKTGQEYVVALNNADTAKTATFATGAADTSYRGIYGADGSVRTGADHQVTVTVPVESAVVYKATGTLDRPATKPTITLKAPAAGATGTVGLTADVDGGQLNRVVFAAQVGDAQWQVLGSADHAPYKVTQPLGTAVPAGAALRYKAVVVDSAGHTASATASSTSGTPPATPAPTASARDYAIVHYKRTDGDYANWGLYAWGDLADGEATQWPAGHPFVGRDAYGAFAYVKLKPGASNVGFLVVDKNGNKDVATDRSIDVTRTGEVWVEQGKADVLTTKPAYPAQDTTKAVIHYHRADGNYDGWGLHVWTGAATPTDWSKPLQPVKTDAYGAVFEVPLTAGATSLSYIVHKGDDKDLPTDQSLDLKSDGYEVWLLNGQEKHLLPQPAGSAAALDLSTSKAVWIDRNTLAWNGVDGAASTQLLSSRDGSITVKDGTLTSDDERWIRLEKTTLTDAQKAKFPHLKDYAAWSVDPRDRDRVPTALTGQLVASQRAANGAVLAATGVQIAGVLDDLYPGATKAALGPVFHDGKPTLSVWAPTAQSVALELDGSVKAMHRDGTTGVWSVTGPASWKGKPYRYVVKVWAPSVRKLVVNKVTDPYSVALTANSERSLVVDLDDSSLAPGGWSSLRKPRAVPMRDAQIQELHIRDFSVADKTVPAKDQGSYLAFTDKNSDGSRHLRELARAGTSYVHLLPAFDFATVPEKKADQQSPACDLASYPADSEQQQACVAKTAAKDAYNWGYDPYHYTVPEGSYATDPDGTARTVQFRRMVQALNEDGLRVVMDVVYNHTAASGQADTSVLDRIVPGYYQRLLADGNVANSTCCAGTAPENAMMGKLVVDSIVTWAKEYKVDGFRFDLMGHHPKANILAVRKALDALTVAKDGVDGKKIILYGEGWNFGEVANDARFVQATQANMAGTGIATFSDRARDAVRGGSPFDSDPGVQGFASGLYTDPNSSAANGTSAEQKARLLHYQDLIKVGLTGNLKSFTFTDTDGKEAKGSEIDYNGSPAGYADAPGDALAYADAHDNESLFDALAYKLPARTSAADRARMQVLALATAGLSQGPALSQAGTDLLRSKSLDRNSFDSGDWFNAIHWNCADGNGFGRGLPMAADNKSAWEYAKPLLTTVKVGCDQITGASAAYRDLLRIRTTEQAFSLSTAAQVQDELSFPLSGKDETPGVITMRLGDLVVVFNATPRQQEQTIGALAGTHYRLHPVQASGADPVVKTSAYASGPGTFTVPARTVAVFKKSDR